TGGCGTTGTCCAGAGTATCAAGCTCATCACCCGTGAGGCCTCTGAGCGCGTCCTGCGCTATGCTTTCCAGCACGCCCGCGACATTGGCAGGAAGAAGGTCCGCGCTGTCCACAAGGCCACCATCATGAAGATGTCCGACGGTCTCTTCCTGAGCACTGCCCGTGAGCTCTCCAAGGAGTATCCCGATATCGAGTTCGACGCCGAGCTCCTCGACAACACCTGCCTGAAGATGGTTACCGACCCTCTTCCCTACAACGACAAGGTCCTTGTCATGCCCAACTTGTACGGAGACATTCTCTCCGACATGTGCGCCGGTCTGATTGGTGGTCTTGGTCTTACCCCCTCCGGAAACATTGGTGACGAGTGCTCCATCTTCGAGGCCGTCCACGGCTCCGCCCCAGATATTGCTGGCAAGCAGCTCGCCAACCCCACTGCCCTCCTCCTCTCCTCCATCATGATGTTGCGACACATGGGCCTCAACGCTGAGGCCGCCAACATTGAGCAGGCCATCTTCAAGACCATCGCTGCTGGCAAGGTACGTTCATGACAAGACACGCCCTAAACCAAACAACATTCGCTAACAAATCGCAGTACATCACCGGTGATCTCGGCGGCAAGGCCAAGACCTACGAGTATGCCGACGCTGTCATCAAGGCGCTGAACTAGACTTGACGTGATTTATGAGCACCAGGAATGACGGGACGGTAGCGATTGCATATTTGTGGATATGTACCAGTCATTGTACATTAAGACTGCCGTTTGATATTGCTAGACAATTGATATCCGTTTGCATTTCTCCCAAAATCGCTCTTTGCATCTTATCTCATTGAACTTGATCAACACGTGACAGTGTTTTTGGGCCGACCTCGGTGCATGTCGCGTCGAGCTGTAAACTTGAGAGCCTAACGCGCCCTCATCCCATTGCCGACTCACGCGAATGAGGCATACCACATGTCTCCATGTTCGACATCTCGAATCACGAGCAGAGCCTATGCTACGCTGAAAGCAAGGACTGCCCCCATTCTCCGCACGCAACGAGATCCACCACGCTCCTCACCTGCATCCGCACCTGCACCTCCTCCACCGCCTGGCTGGACGCCCTCACCCTCCCTACGCCGTACCGCCCGCATCTTAGCATGGAGCACCAATGTCCTTGCAGGTCTATGTGCCATAACCTTTATCCGCGACAACATCCTGCGCATCGACGTGATCCGCGGAGCCTCCATGGCGCCAACCCTCTCTCCCACAGTCCACGAGACCGGCGTTGAAGACTGGGTTGTCATTGCACCGGTGCGCGAGCAGCCACCCAAAGTCCAATACAAAGAGGGGAGAGCGTACGTCGAGGACAGCGAACAGAAGGAGGGCGAAGGCGTGCGGAGGGGAGACGTTGTAACGTTTTGGAAACCGCACAGGCCTGAAGAGATCAGTATCAAGAGGGTGGTTGCGCTACCGGGGGACATTGTCTATCCTAAGCGCGGGTATGCGCTCGATCCTGAGACTGTGCGCCGGCCTCGTAGTCATAACTTGGACGGGCTGCCTGAAGCAGATGAGGATGCAATTGGTGGAGAGCTGCAAGACTTGGACCTGGGGAAGGTGGTCGTGCCGTATGGGCACGTGTGGGTCGAGGGAGACAATTGGCGCAATAGTTTTGACAGTAGGGATTTTGGACCAATTGCCAAGGGACTGATTGAAGGGCGGGCAGTGAAAATTTGGAGGGGATGGGCAGATTGGAGGGATGTTGGGGACGAGCGGGAGAAGAAAGGGAGGAGTCAAGTTGTGAGGGGTAAGGGAGAGGTACCCAAAGTGTTTCTGGAGTGATAAAAGGTACGGTCATGATTTGCCGACATCTTGTAAACGAAGGAGAGACTTGTAGTGGATCAGACTACAAGGTGCGTGTGCGTTCAATCATTGTGAGCTTATAGCACTAACGCAATCGCAGGATCATGAGCTACCGAACAAAGTCTCAATCTCCTTGCAGACGGCTTCTGTCACGCCCTTCGTGTTCTCGCTCCCTCCAAGGTCCTTGGTCTTGACGCCCCTTGCTGTCACATTCTCGACCGCCTTCATAAGTGCATCCGCAGCCTTCTCTTCGCCGACCCACCGAACCATCTCCGCTGCACTCCAGAATGCTCCAACTGGGTTTGCGATGCCCTTCCCAGCGATATCTGGCGCAGAGCCGTGGATTGGCTCAAACATCGATGGGTTGGCTCTTGTAGGATCTAGGTTGCTGGACGGCGCGATACCGATACTTCCAGACAATGCCGCGGCGAGGTCCGTCAGGATGTCGGCGTGCAGATTGGTGGCGACAATTGTGTCCATTGACTTGGGGTGCAAGACCATGCGGACAGTGATGGCATCGACCAGCATCTTCTCGGTCTTGACATCTGGATAATCTTTGGCGACTTCGTAGAAGATCTTGTCCCAGAACACCATGCCGTGCCTCATGGCATTGGACTTTGTGCAGAGGATAAGGTGCTTCTTCGGTCGAGACCGCGCAGTCTCAAATGCAAAGCGCATGATGCGTTCGGTTCCCACGCGGGTGTATACGGTGATCTCGGTTGCCATTGCGTGCGGTGCACTTTCGTTGCTTACACCGCCCTGGCCTGAGTACTCTCCCTCACTGTTCTCGCGAATGAACATCCAATCAAGATCGCCAATCTTGCATCCTTCCAGCGGACTCTTGGTTCCTTCGAGGATTCGATTTGGTCGTCTGTTGACGTACTGGTTCAGCTCTTTGCGAATCGGCAAGATCAGGTTCCAGAGGGAGATGTGGTCTGGGACGTCTGGCCAGCCAACAGCACCAAAGTAGATAGCATCAAACTTCTTGAGCTGCTCGATGCCATCGGGCGGCATGTACCAGCCTCGCTCGAGGTATTTCTTGCTGCTCCAGTCAAACGAGTGGAAGTCGAACTGGAAGCCGCCTAGGACGTCTGATAGCTTAGTGAGGACCTGAGTGGCGGCTTCGGTGATCTCCACACCGATGCCGTCACCAGGAATACAGGCGATGCGGTGGACTGTACCAATCTCGTGAACGTGGGAAGGCATGTTAATAGCTTTGGATGTGATGTCTGCGAACATCAACAACAGCTCTCACAGCTCTTCTTATACCCCCATATAGGCTATCGAATGCCACCGGACATTCAAAGACCGAACGAATCAATCAATGCTCCGGCAGTATTCGCGAGCTCCGTGATCGCTGACCATGCTTCATGGGTGATGGTGCGAGCACCCTAGGCACCCTGGAAGCTAGACCCTGGCTGCCCCGCTGTCGCGCCTCCGAGCCCCACGTTCACGCCAGAAGCCACGAAGCTCACCGCTAGACGAGACGAGACCGCCTTTCGTGCTGTTAGAGCTTCTTTCCCCAAcgccttcttctcttcctctcTCTACATCTCTAAGCTTCATACGCCGAATCTCACACAACTCAATACCTCTTCAATACACATCTATACACAATGGCAACTTTCTTCGATACTGTCAAGAAGAGCTGGGAGGATGTCCCCGTCGATGCCTCCAAGGACAATGCCATTTCCACCACTGAGTTCCTTGAGGCTGCCGAGAGCCTGACTACACTGTTCGGTGTGTGCTACCACTAAGTTTGTATAAGCATACCTTGCTGACCATTACCACAGATGTTCTGGGCTCGGCAGCTTTCAAGCCGGTCAAGAACGACATGTCCGGCAACGTGAAGGTACGAATTATGTTTGACAGCAGACCAGGCCGAACAAAGCTAACACGTTCCAGAAAATCCGTGATCGCCAGCTTGCTGCCCCTACCCTCTCAGAGACCCTTCAGGAGCTCGTCCTCAACGAGctcaaggagaagaagcacaCTGCCACTGAGGGCCTTGTCTGGCTCAACCGGTACGTTACTCCTTCCACCGCTTACCCCACACCACTGACATATTCAATCACAGCGGTCTCGACTTCACTGCTCAAGCCCTCCGCCACAACCTCTCCAACCCCAACAAGGAGCTCGCCGACTCGTTCCGTGACGCTTACGGCAACACCCTCAAGCCCCACCACTCGTTTGTTGTCAAGCCGCTCTTCAGCGCCGCCATGAGTGCTACACCATACAGGAAGGACTTCTACGCCAAGTTGGGCAGCGACGAGGCCAAGGTCCAGGAGCAGCTGGAGAAGTACCTGTCGGCACTGGAGAAGATTGTTGCTACATTGAACCAGTTCTTGGCCAGGAAGGAGGCTAAGTGGTAGATACGATATCATGACATGAACACAAATGGAAGTAGCCCTGGAACGCTTCCAATGAATTGAGCACATTTTTGCATGCTTTCTTACTTGCTCTGAAGTTGCTGGTACAAAGACTACCTCTGCGTACGGGAAGTTCGAGCTTGTTTGCTTTGACACCTGGGCCCCTAAATACTCTTGTACGAAGTGCTGGTCTTCCACAGAGAGGGCGCTGTGTTCTTCAATACACCCCCTCTGCTCCGCGTAATGTTGCGTCACTCCTCCTTCGTCTTACACGTTCCTCCTCTGGAACACGAATAAGGCCTCATCCTTCCCCGCAAAACTCGGCAACGGCATCCTCAGCGTCAAGACAAAAGGCTTTAGGTTCTTCTCGACCCATTGATCTACGCCCTGATCCTGAAACGCCGTGAAACCATTCTCGTTCTGCGTTCCAGCAACCACAATCGTATCCCCTTCAAACATCTTCAAGATAGGCCCAGTGAAATTTCCTGTTGCTTGCGGATACACCAGTAATAGTATCATACCGCGGCCATTATCGTTACGGCGGAGGTATTCCTTTCCATCCATCTTGATTGTATCTTCGACCCAAGTGACGCGGTATTCCGAGAGCCCGCTATCAATAGGACGAACATCAAGGGCTTTCCATTCTGGAGCAGGCAAGGGGAAATGCCGCAGCATGTACGTCCAGTACCCGTTGCCCGAACCGACGTCCAAGATTGGCAGAACAGGTTCTTTGCTTGGTTTCGAGGGCTGCGCTAGTTTTGCCAGGACGTGCAGGGCGGCGTACGAGGGCACGATGCAGCCAAAGTGGTGGTAGTAGATGGGGAGGATGTGGTGCGAGATTTTGGTGAAGCTGGTAGATGGGATGGGACCGGCCCATTCTAGCTCCTGGCATGAGTAGGTCCATAGTGAGAGGTAAGGGTTGACATGCTTGCGATCTTTTTTGGAGGGGAGCAGGCCGGCACTGGTGTTGTGAAAGCGGGAGGATAGGTGGTCGGCGACTTGTTTGCGTATGGTGTTGGCTTTTGAATTTGACTTGAAGCCATTGAGCGCTTTGGGAAGGTTGAGAGATGGATCGAAGAGAGATGTGTATGCCGTTACTTCCTCAAGTGATGGATGCTGAGGTTCGATGGGAGTGCCTGAGTCGTCGTGATACCAATTGTGCATGCCGTGCTTCCGTTTTCCTGCTATTGCTTGTTCTGTGATGTGCAGTGTGGTTTCGCCCTGAGCCCGGTAGATGTACGTATCTGACGGTGGAATGTCGAATGCTTCGCCTATGCATCGTGCCAATGGTTTGCCACTGTAAATGGGATTGAAGTTCTCGTCAGACCAATTATCAAGGAACGTCTCAGGGTCAAATGATTTGAGGGCCATGTTGCGTATGCTGCTCAGTGAGCGGCTTCAAGTTTTCGTGATACCCCACCAAAGGTTACTTCAGCTTTGCCGTGCTCCTAAGCTTCGTGCTTCAAACAGGCAAACCAGCTCTTCTGCTAGCCCAAATAAGCAGCAGTTACTTGATAGGCAATTCAACGGCTTCGGCTTGATGGTGTTTGCGAGCTGTCCATCTTAAGACGGCAATTCGCTTCCGGTGGCAGCGAGCCAATGACAGATGGCTGACACGAAACTCGTCATCGATCAGTAAGCTACAGCTGGCGCTAAGGGATCCCCGCCTCGCCCAGACGACTTAGCAATGCCTTGCTCACTTATTGCAAATGCAGGCTGAAAGGAGCAAGCCTAGCTGTAGAACCCTCTTAAGATCCTCACTAATCTCCCTCTTGGCTAACCCGTATAAAGACCGATCAAACCACCCAGCTGACAAGATCCCCACTTTCTTATGTCAGACACTACGCTACCAGAGCAGCATATATCTACTACAGCTTCTATAATTACCAAGGCATTTACCGCCCTCATCGCACTACTAGCGATCATCCTGGCGTTCTCCAGCTCCTTCCGTAACGCCATATCCTCTGCCCTCACAAAGCCCAACGTCCGCGCAATGTCTACCACCGCTGCACCCGCCAGCATGAAGATCACTAAGCGACCCTGGTCGCATCGAGGCCACGCCGACCACGACTGGCTCTATACCTACCACACCTTCTCCTTCGCATCTTACTATGACCCACGCCACGAGTCCTGGGGCCCTTTGCGCGTCATCAATGAAGATCGTGTCAAACCTGGTACAGGGTTTGGCGCACATTCGCACGCTGAATTTCTGATCTTCAGCTACATCGTAAACGGCACGCTCGAGCACAAAGACAGCATGGGCAACCTGGAGAATCTGAAGCGTGGAGAGGTGCAATTCACGAGTGCGGGAACAGGCATCAGGCATTCCGAGTACAACCGCAACAAGGATGACGAAGTGCATTTCCTGCAGATTTGGGCGAAGCCGAACAAGGGAGGTTTGAAGCCGCACTATGAGACGAAGAAGTTTAGCGATGAGCAGAAGACGGACAAGCTGTGCAGGATCATGGAGAGCACCGATCGTTTGGGTGACGAGAAACACGCTATTGGGCTACAGGCCGATTTAAGCATGGATGCGAGTATTCTTTCACCGGGCAAGAAGGTTACTCATGAGGTTGTTGCTGAGGGCCCGAGGAAGTTGTTTGCGCAGGTCATCATGGGCAAGAGGGCGCAGCCAAAGTCTGGTGGTGCACAGATCAAGATTGGCGAGACGGTGATTGGAGAAGGGGATGGTGCGTATATCGACGGTGTGAAGGGGCCGCTGAGCATCGAGATTGAAAGTGTAGGGGACAAGCCGGCTGAATTCTTGCTGTTCGATATGGGTCCCGAACAGCAGTGAGGCACACCAGGTCGAGACATGAGCGTAGGTTTTCAGTAGCGCAAAATATAGTTATCAGCAATAGACTGTACCATCTATAAGAATTTTGAACTGCAACAAGCTAATACTCGGCAGCTAACATCTTCGTAGAGAGGAAGTGAATATTTTGAATTCAAACAAGGGGAATGAAGCATTACTGGCTAACAACGCTGAGTTAGTCCATGGG
The window above is part of the Ascochyta rabiei chromosome 1, complete sequence genome. Proteins encoded here:
- a CDS encoding Isocitrate dehydrogenase (NAD(+)); translation: MLAARSFAAPARQCLRQARTPAFAQSAFRSYASAPSEVAKFQGTKGNDGKYTVSFIEGDGIGPEIAQSVKDIYSAANVPIKWETVDVTPRLNADGKTVIPDEAIESITKNYVALKGPLATPIGKGHVSLNLTLRRTFNLFANVRPCRSIEGFKTPYDNVDTVLIRENTEGEYSGIEHVVVDGVVQSIKLITREASERVLRYAFQHARDIGRKKVRAVHKATIMKMSDGLFLSTARELSKEYPDIEFDAELLDNTCLKMVTDPLPYNDKVLVMPNLYGDILSDMCAGLIGGLGLTPSGNIGDECSIFEAVHGSAPDIAGKQLANPTALLLSSIMMLRHMGLNAEAANIEQAIFKTIAAGKYITGDLGGKAKTYEYADAVIKALN